One part of the Xylanimonas allomyrinae genome encodes these proteins:
- a CDS encoding FtsK/SpoIIIE domain-containing protein: protein MNTTQADDVRVTVHPGEDVLLPVGRTIALLRDPLADLLRRPELRHAALTADGVALGAHDVVGERPLLNGATLRAALGDGGTAPPDDDAVRAPWLVMRLTGPDAGELAPLAPGRALAPARGVRVRVTARGTVRVRRPLRERAGVLTPASVPAGTHRRDERASLPAAADSATPRARRPRCAPGDGAASALRGLGPSRAPEPPSLAPGRPALARQRGRAARASVSMVRRSPGGRQRRRPIGPLGTSWRPGDVLEAAEQYALHASGDAAALLEGARTPAAPARSAEHPGSGTALAAALLPVLGSVGLAVALRQPTFALFALAGLLTSLPGAAAALRRRRQASPAAPAAASPAHDDSAPADARVAAPERLALAALGAVHAPEGTWRAALAEVAPTPRADPLPDGALAVRGPLPLVRATARAVTAGLAARGATVTALGAGRGHWAWCRWLTAPTAGSPDRAPGTFTRALVADGASGPELDAAQAAYRAGDAVVLCLAPGDTVPSWCRAVLDVVADEPGAPWVRRTRPGGGTAAEPLVGVGTAWAERFARHLAAARTLGRDVARLWAQATDVTSGAAALPAGADPADARLPAVVPLTHLLAATGTVLPTGAHAGTRGPAGGAAGGAADGAADGAADGATGGPPGGATGGATGGATSGARPDPAMGAGPVSGPAAGTPPWAVPLGVDATGRVVSFDLVADGPHLLVAGTTGAGKSELLQSFVLALALRRSPCDLALALVDFKGGASFGACADLPHVVGQVTDLDAVLAARALDGLRAELRRRKEVLAAHQVADVDALAPGILPRLVVVVDEFRALADDLPELLPGLLRVAAQGRSLGVHLVLATQRPAGAVSADVRANVSARLALRVVDVADSHDVLDSPAAARVPAGVPGRAVLRVGAAPPVALQCAYAGAPLDDGAPSVRRARAWLDGEPEPRQAERGRDESREPAHDDDRHGTAPVGERTPAPQQFARPDPVARLVACARAAAGDAWPRWPAPWLPPLPTTVGTTEIPTAEVPTAEISTAEVPTARVPTARVPSPGTPPPGTPAAEGPPADGSAARDLVPVVRAAAPAAPGSLPLALGDSPSTQSRVAVAWDPSAGHLAVQGRARSGRTSALLTLAHAALARGWHVHALAPAPALAAFGAFAAHPGFGTLAGPDDPRRARRLLRLVEDPAAPVPALVLIDGIEDLRAALATPTHDPLAAALASAGASFAVTTQSGSVGGLAARFGPRLVLLSSDATGDSMLGAPSSFAGRGRAPGRGVWLGGGDPVECQVALAPAGAPLDPAPGAQPYGPARVLPLPYRVALPDLDRPGAGPHEPAPGAVSGRRPAVGIGGDGAGPVHLDISLGALVTGPRGSGRTETLRVLLHAVSRAGGDPARPCVVVSRERSLCADAARLGARCVPPAPSALRTLLDSLDPRASRAERDTLPPIASPGAVPAPLLLLDDADALAQSCPLECDRLADLAADGVVTVVASATTLAATLAHRGLLAHLRSVRSGVVLAPAERGAEEVFGTPLDDVADPGVPRPGRGALVVGSAVVPVQVAAVGDLRSASSPRPHAA from the coding sequence GTGAACACGACCCAGGCGGACGACGTACGCGTGACCGTGCATCCCGGCGAGGACGTGCTGCTGCCGGTCGGCCGCACGATCGCGCTGCTGCGCGACCCTCTCGCCGACCTGCTGCGCCGGCCCGAACTGCGGCACGCCGCGCTCACGGCCGACGGGGTCGCGCTCGGGGCCCACGACGTCGTCGGCGAACGCCCGCTGCTGAACGGCGCGACGCTGCGCGCCGCGCTCGGGGACGGCGGCACGGCACCTCCCGACGACGACGCGGTGCGCGCGCCCTGGCTCGTCATGCGCCTGACCGGCCCCGACGCGGGCGAGCTCGCACCGCTGGCACCGGGCAGGGCGCTCGCGCCGGCCCGCGGCGTCCGCGTGCGGGTCACGGCGCGCGGCACGGTGCGCGTGCGCCGGCCGCTGCGCGAGAGAGCAGGCGTGCTCACGCCGGCCTCCGTGCCGGCAGGCACGCACCGCCGAGACGAGCGGGCATCGCTGCCCGCGGCAGCGGACAGCGCGACCCCGCGGGCGCGACGGCCGAGGTGCGCGCCTGGTGACGGCGCCGCGAGCGCCCTCCGGGGCCTGGGTCCGTCGCGCGCGCCTGAACCGCCGAGCCTCGCCCCGGGGCGTCCGGCGCTCGCGCGGCAGCGCGGGCGGGCAGCCCGTGCGTCGGTCTCGATGGTCAGGCGCTCGCCCGGCGGACGGCAGCGGCGCCGACCGATCGGCCCGCTCGGCACGTCGTGGCGGCCGGGCGACGTGCTGGAGGCCGCCGAGCAGTACGCGCTCCACGCGTCCGGTGACGCCGCCGCGCTCCTCGAGGGCGCCCGCACGCCGGCCGCACCCGCGCGCTCCGCCGAACACCCGGGATCGGGCACCGCCCTGGCGGCGGCGCTGCTGCCGGTGCTCGGATCCGTCGGGCTCGCCGTGGCGCTGCGGCAGCCGACCTTCGCCCTCTTCGCGCTCGCCGGCCTCCTCACGAGCCTGCCAGGAGCCGCCGCAGCGCTGCGACGGCGCAGGCAAGCCTCGCCGGCCGCACCCGCCGCGGCCAGCCCCGCCCACGACGACAGTGCGCCGGCGGACGCCCGCGTCGCCGCGCCCGAGCGGCTCGCACTGGCCGCGCTGGGCGCCGTCCACGCACCCGAGGGCACCTGGCGTGCGGCCCTCGCCGAGGTCGCCCCGACGCCCCGGGCCGACCCGCTGCCCGACGGTGCGCTCGCCGTGCGCGGACCGCTCCCCCTCGTGCGGGCGACCGCACGCGCCGTCACCGCCGGACTGGCAGCTCGCGGCGCGACCGTCACCGCGCTCGGAGCGGGGCGAGGGCACTGGGCGTGGTGCCGGTGGCTCACCGCTCCGACGGCAGGAAGCCCGGACCGCGCACCCGGGACGTTCACGAGGGCGCTGGTCGCCGACGGCGCGTCGGGGCCGGAGCTGGACGCCGCGCAGGCCGCCTACCGGGCGGGTGACGCCGTCGTCCTGTGCCTCGCCCCCGGCGACACCGTGCCGTCGTGGTGCCGGGCGGTGCTCGACGTCGTCGCCGACGAACCGGGCGCCCCGTGGGTGCGCCGCACGCGACCCGGCGGCGGCACGGCCGCCGAACCGCTCGTCGGCGTCGGCACGGCGTGGGCCGAGCGGTTCGCACGGCACCTTGCCGCCGCGCGCACGCTCGGCCGCGACGTCGCACGACTGTGGGCGCAGGCCACCGACGTGACCTCCGGGGCCGCGGCCCTGCCCGCAGGGGCCGATCCCGCGGACGCGCGGCTGCCCGCGGTCGTTCCGCTCACGCACCTGCTGGCCGCGACGGGCACCGTTCTGCCAACCGGGGCGCACGCCGGAACGCGCGGGCCGGCAGGCGGGGCGGCGGGCGGGGCGGCGGACGGGGCGGCGGACGGGGCGGCGGACGGGGCGACGGGCGGGCCGCCGGGCGGGGCGACGGGCGGGGCGACGGGCGGGGCGACGTCGGGTGCCCGGCCGGACCCGGCGATGGGCGCGGGCCCGGTCAGCGGGCCCGCGGCCGGCACGCCCCCGTGGGCCGTGCCCCTCGGCGTCGACGCCACGGGCCGGGTCGTGTCGTTCGACCTCGTCGCCGACGGGCCGCACCTGCTGGTCGCGGGCACGACGGGCGCCGGAAAGTCGGAGCTCCTCCAGTCGTTCGTCCTGGCCCTCGCGCTGCGGCGCAGCCCGTGCGACCTCGCGCTCGCGCTCGTGGACTTCAAGGGCGGTGCGTCGTTCGGCGCGTGCGCCGACCTCCCGCACGTCGTCGGGCAGGTCACCGACCTCGACGCCGTGCTCGCCGCGCGGGCTCTGGACGGGCTGCGCGCGGAGCTGCGTCGCCGCAAGGAGGTGCTGGCCGCGCACCAGGTCGCGGACGTCGACGCGCTCGCTCCCGGCATCCTGCCGCGTCTGGTCGTCGTCGTCGACGAGTTCCGGGCGCTCGCCGACGACCTGCCCGAGCTGCTGCCCGGTCTGCTGCGGGTCGCCGCCCAGGGCAGGTCGCTCGGGGTTCACCTCGTGCTGGCGACGCAGCGGCCTGCGGGTGCCGTCTCGGCCGACGTGCGCGCCAACGTCTCGGCGCGGCTGGCGCTGCGCGTGGTCGACGTCGCGGACTCCCACGACGTCCTCGACTCCCCGGCCGCCGCCCGCGTGCCCGCGGGGGTCCCCGGCCGGGCCGTCCTGCGCGTCGGCGCCGCACCGCCCGTCGCGCTCCAGTGCGCGTACGCCGGCGCCCCGCTCGACGACGGCGCACCGTCCGTGAGGCGGGCACGGGCGTGGCTGGACGGCGAACCGGAGCCTCGGCAGGCCGAGCGCGGACGTGACGAGAGTCGCGAGCCCGCGCACGACGACGACCGGCACGGCACCGCACCGGTCGGAGAACGGACCCCGGCGCCGCAGCAGTTCGCCAGGCCCGACCCCGTCGCCAGACTCGTCGCGTGCGCCCGCGCGGCGGCCGGAGACGCGTGGCCGCGCTGGCCCGCGCCCTGGCTGCCCCCGCTGCCCACGACCGTCGGCACCACCGAGATCCCGACGGCGGAGGTCCCGACAGCAGAGATCTCAACGGCAGAGGTCCCGACGGCACGAGTCCCGACGGCACGAGTCCCGTCGCCAGGAACCCCGCCGCCAGGAACCCCAGCGGCCGAGGGTCCCCCCGCCGACGGCTCTGCGGCCCGGGACCTCGTGCCCGTGGTGCGTGCCGCCGCCCCCGCCGCACCGGGGTCGCTCCCCCTGGCCCTCGGCGACTCGCCGTCGACCCAGTCGCGCGTCGCCGTCGCCTGGGACCCCTCGGCGGGCCACCTGGCGGTCCAGGGCCGCGCCCGCTCCGGACGCACCTCCGCCTTGCTCACGCTCGCCCATGCCGCGCTCGCCCGCGGGTGGCACGTGCATGCTCTGGCACCAGCCCCGGCCCTCGCCGCGTTCGGCGCGTTCGCCGCCCACCCGGGCTTCGGCACCCTCGCCGGCCCCGACGACCCGCGCCGCGCACGGCGGCTGCTCCGACTCGTCGAGGACCCAGCGGCACCCGTGCCGGCACTCGTGCTGATCGACGGCATCGAGGACCTGCGGGCGGCGCTCGCCACGCCCACGCACGACCCGCTCGCGGCGGCGCTCGCCTCCGCCGGTGCCTCGTTCGCCGTGACCACACAGTCCGGCAGCGTCGGCGGGCTGGCGGCGCGGTTCGGGCCCCGACTCGTGCTCCTGTCGTCCGACGCCACCGGCGACAGCATGCTGGGCGCCCCCTCGTCGTTCGCGGGTCGCGGTCGCGCGCCGGGTCGCGGCGTGTGGCTCGGCGGGGGCGACCCGGTCGAGTGCCAGGTCGCGCTCGCGCCCGCCGGCGCACCGCTCGACCCGGCACCGGGCGCGCAGCCGTACGGACCGGCACGCGTGCTGCCGCTGCCGTACCGGGTCGCGCTGCCCGACCTCGACCGGCCCGGGGCCGGCCCGCACGAACCGGCCCCCGGCGCGGTCTCCGGCAGGCGTCCCGCGGTCGGCATCGGCGGCGACGGCGCTGGCCCGGTGCACCTCGACATCTCCCTGGGTGCGCTCGTCACCGGACCGCGCGGGTCGGGCCGCACCGAGACGCTGCGCGTCCTGCTGCACGCCGTGTCCCGGGCGGGTGGCGACCCGGCCCGGCCCTGCGTCGTCGTGTCGCGCGAACGTTCGCTGTGCGCCGACGCCGCACGCCTCGGTGCGCGCTGCGTGCCTCCGGCTCCGAGCGCGCTGCGCACGCTGCTCGACTCCCTCGATCCACGGGCCTCGCGCGCCGAGCGCGACACGCTCCCCCCGATCGCCTCCCCCGGCGCCGTGCCGGCCCCGCTGCTCCTGCTCGACGACGCCGACGCCCTCGCCCAGAGCTGCCCGCTGGAGTGCGACCGCCTGGCCGATCTCGCGGCCGACGGTGTGGTCA